In the Gasterosteus aculeatus chromosome X, fGasAcu3.hap1.1, whole genome shotgun sequence genome, one interval contains:
- the LOC120809750 gene encoding transcription factor Maf encodes MASELAMSNSDLPTSPLAMEYVNDFDLMKFEVKKEPVEPDRSISQCSRLVAGGSLSSTPMSTPCSSVPPSPSFSAPSPGSGSEQKAHLEDFYWMTGYQQQLNPEALGFSPEDAVEALISNSHQLQTFDGYARGQQFGGAAGPGGTMAGEEMGSAAAVVSAVIAAAAAQNGNPHHHHHHHHHHHSGAHHSSSGSQSSGGVGGNHQHLRLEDRFSDEQLVTMSVRELNRQLRGVSKEEVIRLKQKRRTLKNRGYAQSCRYKRVQQRHVLEGEKTQLIQQVDHLKQEISRLARERDAYKEKYEKLISTGFRENGGSSSDNNPSSPEFFMTSRKFLHL; translated from the coding sequence ATGGCATCAGAGCTGGCAATGAGCAACTCCGACCTGCCCACCAGTCCCCTGGCCATGGAATATGTTAATGACTTCGATCTGATGAAGTTTGAAGTGAAAAAGGAGCCGGTGGAGCCCGATCGCAGCATCAGCCAGTGCAGCCGCCTGGTCGCCGGGGGATCCCTATCTTCCACCCCGATGAGCACGCCTTGCAGCTCGGTTCCCCCCTCGCCAAGCTTCTCGGCGCCCAGTCCGGGATCAGGGAGCGAGCAAAAGGCGCACTTGGAGGATTTCTACTGGATGACCGGGTACCAACAGCAGTTGAACCCCGAGGCTCTGGGCTTTAGCCCGGAGGACGCCGTAGAGGCGCTGATCAGCAACAGCCACCAGCTCCAGACCTTCGATGGCTACGCCAGGGGACAGCAGTTCGGCGGCGCAGCGGGGCCAGGAGGCACCATGGCCGGGGAGGAGATGGGATCGGCGGCCGCCGTGGTATCCGCGGTCATCGCTGCAGCCGCGGCTCAGAACGGGaacccacaccaccaccaccaccatcaccaccaccaccactcaggGGCACACCATTCCTCCTCCGGGTCCCAATCCAGCGGCGGCGTGGGGGGGAACCACCAGCACCTGCGCTTGGAAGACCGGTTCTCGGACGAGCAGCTGGTGACGATGTCGGTGCGGGAATTGAACCGGCAGCTGCGGGGGGTCAGTAAGGAAGAGGTGATCCGCCTGaaacagaagaggaggacgcTAAAGAACAGGGGCTACGCGCAGTCCTGCCGGTACAAGCGGGTCCAGCAGCGGCACGTCTTGGAGGGCGAGAAGACGCAACTCATTCAGCAGGTGGACCACCTCAAGCAGGAGATCTCCCGGCTGGCCAGGGAGAGGGACGCCTACAAGGAGAAATACGAGAAGCTGATCAGCACCGGCTTCAGAGAAAACGGAGGATCCAGCAGCGACAACAACCCCTCATCCCCGGAGTTTTTCAT